In the Actinomycetes bacterium genome, AGCAAGTACCCGTTCATCCGGCACTTCCGCGGGGCTCCGACCGACCACGTGGTGCACCTGTATCGGGGCATGGTGGCTCACTCAGGGACCGGCCAGTCGTTCTGGTTTCGCCCCCTGTCGGCGGCGCTGAGCCTGGTCCCGGCCGACGACCGGGAGCTGCCACTGTTGTTCCACGCCCGCACCAGCGACTTCCAGGACGTCACCGTCCAGTCGACCGTCACCTACCGCTTCGAGGACCCGGCTGAGGTCGCGGGGCGCATCGACTTCGCCATCGACCCCGACACGGGCACCTGGCGCACCAACCCGCTGGACCAGGTCGCGCACCTGCTCACCGAGCTCGCCCAGCAGTACGCCCTGGACCTGCTGGCCTCGATGACTCTGGACGCGGCCCTGGCGGGCGGGGTCACCGCCGTCCGCGCCGCCGTCACCGAAGGCCTGGAGAGCGACACTCGGCTGGCCCAGACCGGAATCTCCGTGATCGGCGTCCGGGTCGTGGCCATCCGGCCCGAGCCGGAGCTCGAACGGGCCCTGCAGACCCCGACCCGCGAGCAGGTCCAGCAGAAGGCCGACAAGGCCACCTACGAGCGCCGTGCGCTGGCCGTGGAGCGGGAGCGGGCCATCAGCGAGAACGAGCTGCAGTCGCAGATCGAGCTGGCCACCCGCACCGAACAGCTGGTCACCCAGCAGGGCGCGAACGAGCGTCGCCGGGTCACCGAGGCCGCAGCGGCCGAGCGGATCGCCGTCGAGGCCAAGGCGGTGGCCGACCGGCTGCGGGCCGCCGCGCGCGCGGAGACGGTGCGCGTCGTCGGCGCAGCGGAGGCGGAGACCGACACCGCCAAGATGGCCGTCTATGCGGAGGTGGACCCGAAGGTCCTGCTGGCCCTCGCGCTGCGCGACCTCGGAAGGCAGCTGCGCACCATCGGCACCCTCAACCTCAGCCCGGACCTGCTGTCCACGGCCCTCGCCCAGCTCACCGCACCGAAGGCTGCTGGCAATGGGGCCGGCACGGACGGGAGCTGACCATGACACTCGCACCCCGAGTGGTCCTGGTGCACCGCCGCAGCGAGCTCGACGAGCTCCTGGAGCGGCACGGCACCCGTGGACAAGCGGAGTTCTTCCTCCGCACCCGTGGGCGGGACCTCGCCGATGTGCAAGCTCGCCACGACGCGATCGGCGAGGCGCTGCATACGGTCTCTGCCGCGATCCCCAGCGGGTGGCGGCGCGGCAGCGTCGAGCGCACCGACCTCGACCGGTTCCTCTTCGACCCCGAGGACGTGGTCGTGGTCGTTGGCCAGGACGGGCTGGTCGCCAACGCAGCCAAGTACCTCCACGGCCAGCCGGTCATCGGAATCGACCCAGAGCCCGGCCGCAACCCCGGCGTCCTGGTCCCGCACGTGTCGGCCGACTTCGCCGACCTGCTGATCGCCACGGTCGACCACCGCGCCCGGGTCGACCATCGGACGATGGTTGAGGCGGTCACCGACGACGACCAGCACCTCATCGCCCTCAACGAGATCTAC is a window encoding:
- a CDS encoding SPFH domain-containing protein, which produces MADISKYPFIRHFRGAPTDHVVHLYRGMVAHSGTGQSFWFRPLSAALSLVPADDRELPLLFHARTSDFQDVTVQSTVTYRFEDPAEVAGRIDFAIDPDTGTWRTNPLDQVAHLLTELAQQYALDLLASMTLDAALAGGVTAVRAAVTEGLESDTRLAQTGISVIGVRVVAIRPEPELERALQTPTREQVQQKADKATYERRALAVERERAISENELQSQIELATRTEQLVTQQGANERRRVTEAAAAERIAVEAKAVADRLRAAARAETVRVVGAAEAETDTAKMAVYAEVDPKVLLALALRDLGRQLRTIGTLNLSPDLLSTALAQLTAPKAAGNGAGTDGS